One Dreissena polymorpha isolate Duluth1 chromosome 9, UMN_Dpol_1.0, whole genome shotgun sequence genomic window carries:
- the LOC127844214 gene encoding CCAAT/enhancer-binding protein gamma-like, with amino-acid sequence MKMPMKKSLPLSESSDDSDAHSHKEKRQKMSKDGDEYMARRERNNIAVRKSREKSRAKAKETVEQVNKLRRENEMLEQKVTILSKELSVLKDLFLAHAGNVTEIGSHPSPPATTVTIQVSSSPHDHQYSSLKPGN; translated from the coding sequence ATGAAAATGCCAATGAAAAAATCCTTGCCCCTCAGCGAGAGCTCCGATGATTCAGACGCCCATTCGCACAAGGAAAAGCGCCAGAAGATGAGCAAAGATGGTGACGAGTACATGGCAAGGAGGGAAAGGAACAACATTGCCGTGAGGAAGAGTCGAGAAAAGAGCCGGGCCAAAGCGAAGGAAACTGTCGAACAGGTTAACAAGCTGAGAAGAGAGAATGAAATGTTAGAGCAGAAGGTCACCATACTGTCGAAAGAGCTCAGTGTGCTGAAGGATCTGTTTCTGGCCCATGCCGGCAATGTTACAGAGATTGGCAGCCATCCATCACCACCTGCAACCACGGTCACTATCCAGGTGTCTTCATCTCCTCATGATCATCAATACTCCTCCCTGAAGCCTGGCAACTGA